The DNA segment TGCCATATGGCACCATGCTGCGGTGAGCCACGTGGTGCCATACGTATGGCACGGTGCCATGGTGTGCTGTGCCATATGGCACCATGCTGCAGTGTGCCACACGGTGCTATATGTACAGCACTGTGCCATGGTGTGCCGTGCCATATGGCACCGTGCTGTCTATATGGCGCTGTGCCACAGtgagctgtgccatgccataCAGCACCATGCCGTGGTGCACCACGCTGTGCTGTACGTATAGTGCTGTGCCATGGTGCACCGTGACATGCCAAATGGCACCATGCCGTGGTGCGCTATGCTGTGCTGTACATACAGCATggtgtgctgtgccatgccgtaCAGCACTGTGCCATGGTGAACCACACCATATAGTGGTGTGCCATGCCACACTGCACATACGGTGCACCGTGCCATGCCATACATCCAGCACTGTGCCAGagtgtgccatgccatgccataCAGCACTGTGCCGTGCTGCGCCACACTGTGCTGTACACATGGCACCATGTCACGGTGTGCTATGCCGTGCCATACATACTGTGCTGTGCATGATGTACCATGCCGTGCTGTCGtggccctggggatgctggggaagCGGGAGGGCTCTGTATAGGGGATGGTGCCTATGTGTGGGGGCAGTTCCTCTACAGGGGATGGcgcctgtggggctgggctggggaaagTATATGTATATAGGGGGGGCACAGCGTGGAGAGTGGGGCTGCGCTGCAGGGTGTTGCGTGTGTATTGGGCTGTATACGGGTGGGCTATAGAGGGGCTGTGATGCATGGAGGGGGTTTGTATAGAGGCTGGGCTGTATAGGAGTAGGGCTATACAATACATGGAGAGGGGCTGTGTAGGGGCTGGGCTATATAGGGGTAGGGCTATACAGAGGGTGTAATACGTGGAGGGGGCTGTATAGGGGTGGGCTATACAGGGGTGTGATATATAGGGTTGGGCTGTGCAGAGGGTGTGATGCGCAGAGGAGGCTGTGTAGGAGCTGGGCTATGCAGAGGTAGGGCTATATAGGGGGTGTGATGTGTAGAGGGCGGGCTGTatgggggcagtggggaggctgggggaagCCGGGGACACTGGGATGGTACTGGGGGGACGGGGACACCGCTTTCAACCCACCGttccccgcccgcccgcccgccctccAGGCGGCGCTGCTGCCCCTCCCCGCGCTCGGGCTGGCGCCGCTTGGGCAGGGGCGGGGCTGCCTGCGCGTgcgcgcggggcggggctcTGCGcaggcggcgcggcgcgggTAGCCGAGGGGCGGGGCTCCGCCGCCATCTTGCCCCGGGCACGGGCCCGCTGGTACCGGGCACTGGGGGACTGGGGGGTGGGGATTGGGGGGGCCATGGGGAGGCTGCGGTTTAtgtggggctgagggggggctgaggggggggcctgtggggctgaggggggaccgTGGGGGGCCgtggggctgaggggaggcTGCGGTTTAtgtggggctgagggggacTGTGGGACATGGGGGGTAGGGGATGGAGAGATGCATGTGGGGCacgggggctgtggggctgggaagaCTATGGGATCTATAAGGggttgtggggctggggggtggagtgtggggagagggagcagcCGAGGGATGTGGGGGGTGTTACAGTGAGGAGCCTGTGGGGCTCAGGGTGTGGGTCGGGGGCCCCTACGTTGCCTGGGGGGGTGTTATGGGAtgcggggggcaggggtggaGCTGCAGGCCCAGTGGGGCTGTGGACGTGGAGGGGGGGGCTgtcagtggggctggggccggTGGGGTTGGCAGAAGGAGGAGTGGGGGGCCTGGGGTGACCCTCCCCTCGCCCCAGCCATGGAGCCGAGTGGGGGGGGGCGGAAGGAGCGGCCAAAGCCCCGGGAGCCGGCGGCTCGCCTGGAGAAGGCCAAGCAGAAATCGgcccagcaggagctgaagcagaggcagagggcTGAGGTGAGTGACCccgggggacacacacacaatgGCAACACTGGGGCTGACCCCCCCATCACCTCTTTGTCCCCCCTCTCGCAGATCTATGCCCTCAACCGAGTGAtgacagagctggagcagcagcagtttgaCTCCTTCTGCAAGCAGATGCAGGCCTCCGGCGAGTGAGGCGCCATGTGCAGCCCCCcaccaaccccccacccccctgcagcTGCCGCTCGTCCCCTTTTCTAACCCCTTTGTTATTTATTATCAAAtaactgtttggtttttttttaaataaaatttgtggTGGTTCCACGTTTCTCTGGCTCCTGGTCCCTCAGCGGCACCGGTGGCTCCAGCCCGGCCCAGTGCCGGGTGGGAATGGCGTGGGGGAGGCCAGATCGTGGCTGGGcgccagagcagctgtggccaCCAGCCgccagctccagcccccctCACACCGAGCGAGACCTTGGTCCGCCGGTTCCCTGCCAAGGGGAAGGGTCCTGCCCTCCCGGTGCCTGGATTCggctgctccccagggccaCTGGAGGGGTTCTGGTGGGGGCTACGTCCAGTTCTCGCAGCTGCTTGTGCCGCAAGAGCTTCCCCAGGGACCCTGAATGTTTCTCTCTGCCGCTCCGTGCAAGGTTTGACCTTCGCTTCCTTCCTCCACCCACACGCCCTCCGCTTTCCAGCCGCCGCCGTCCGGCATCCTCTGGCTTTCCAGAGAGTTTGGATTGCCGCCTTCAAATCCCACTTTCCCCTTCCACCTCCCTCCCGCACCCCAGCGAGCGCACACCaagggcggggaggggggggggccGCGAATAAAACACATCTGAGAGATCAGTTCCCTACAGCGATgggtaaaataataaataccaAAACTCTGCCGGTGAATCAGGTCTCAAAAAACCCTCTGCAGATTTGATTGGTGGCTTCCTCCCCCCAGGGAGGGGGCCTTCCTCCTTTTTCGGGGTGTAAACCTCCCCCTGGTAATAAATTAACAACGTACAGTGGGAGCAATCCCTAAGTTTCATGTTCTGCGCTGGGAAGGGTTTGGGGGTCTCTGGAGCGGGGCTATTGTAGTGGGGAATGGGGGTTCACTCATGCCCCGACAAGGgatggggtgcagggagggTATTTTGGGGTTCCCCCAAAGCAGAGCCTTTCCTACCCCTTcaaatttttcccttttataaaCAGGCCCCTGTCGCGGTTTGGATTCGGTGAGGAGAGCGAAGGGAGATCCCAGTGGAGGAGGAGGCACCCaggagtgaggaggaggagaaagaaggcGGCTTTACTAGGCGTTAGGCGAAGGCAGAGCTGACGCTTTGCAGCTCCAGATGGCAAAGGGGAAGATGATGTAGGACGTCGACCAGGCGAGGCAATAGATGGAAGCCACCGCCACCGGTGAGAAGAGGACAGCCGCCACCCCTGCAGATTGGGGAAAGCCTTTGGgatctgctccttcctcctgtgCCGCCAccttggttttgattttgtcCCCATCCTTACCTCCAGCGTAAACCAATTTCTTCCAGAGCTGGGACTCCAGGACCTTGTCGTGGGGGTAGAAGCCCCGATCGACCATGAAGAGGATCATGACGATGGCGGTGACACGCAGCAGGGTGATGTTACCCCCCGTCAGCAGGAAGGTGCCCGCCAGCAGCGAGGAGGCGTAGGGACAGGGCAGCCCCCGGTAGGTGAAGGGGATCCCTGCTGGGTACCAGATGTTCATCTGAGGGGGGGAAATCACTCCCCAAACCCCCAGAACTCCCCAAAATCCTTGGCTTACCACTGGAGAAGAAGCACAGGCGAGCAAATACAGCCAGCACGTAGGCGATGGCCAGCAGCCCGTCCAGGACAccctgaggctgcagcagcagagctgtggccagCCCGAAGGTGGTGAAGTCGGCAAAATCATCCAGTTTGGCACCTGCGGGCAGCGAACGGGCAGCTGCCAGatgggtggggagggagggagaacCCGGTGGGGGGGCTcctggggtggtggggcagACTCACCCAGCGCCGAGCAGGCATCGAGCTGTCGGGCAACGGCTCCGTCAGCCAGGTCCAGCAGAaaccccaccagcagcagccagcaggagtGGTGGTATTGCCtggggaggatggagagggCAAAACCGGGGTGACCCCCCCGCCCTTGACGGCTTTACTCtgttcccctcctttcccctttttccccacctATTGAGGCTGCAGAGGACAGAGGAGAGCCCCGCCACCAGATTGGCCACGGAGAGCCCGTTAGCGGCGTTTTTCCGGATGAACTCCAGCGTCTGACCCCAGCCCGCTCGCTCGCTCAGGAACAGCTTCTTGGTGGACTGCAAAATACCTGCAACCCGCCGGGGGGGCCGGTGAAGGGCGGAACCCACGGCCGCTTTCCAGCCGGGAAACTTCAACCCCACCCCAGGTAGCAGGtcggtgctggggaggggggagcaaagccccgcagcccccccctccagcactgggaaggagctggaggaggttTTGGGAGTTGCTGCCGACGATGGGAGCGTTGCTGGCTGTTCCCCTCCTCAAACCGAAGCCCCCAGAAGCCTTTTAGCAAGCAGCAGGAtgttttttgaatattttttttttttgcaagccCTGCCTCTTAACTACCCGCCGGAGGTGAAAGTAAAACCAGATAAACCACTCAAAgaaccacaaaaagaaaagaaaacaaacaaaaaaaataataatccacaCCCCATCTCAGACTAAAAGCCAACCCCGCTTTTAAGCTCTATTGATCTTATATACCTATAGGGCTAAGCTTTAGAGAAAGAGTTTAAGGGTCATGTCCTACTAGTGGGCTTTGCACCCTGCCTTTGCCGTGGTCCCAAAGCCAGGCAAGCTGGTGAGATCcttcatctgaaagaaaacagcacgtcagagcaaaacaaaagccaccCCTTCCCCTCGCCATCCCACCCTGAACCCGCTCCGGGCTAGGCCCAGGCCAATTCACCATCCCAGCACTGAGACGGTGCCAAAAATGGGCTGCCAAggtgtttcaaaaaaaaaaaaaaaaaaaaaaaaaaaaaaagaaaggcaacaaaacCCCCTCGGTTGCAAAGAATTCAAATATATTCCTGGTTTTGGGAATCCCGTTGGGGTCGGTGGTTCCGTGTGCCGGCAGCTGGACGGATGTGGTTGCTGCTGGTGACCTTTGGACACCGCACCCGGCTCGGGGCGGCTGGGGATGGAAAAATCCCCTCCGATCCGCTGGGACAGTGGCTCCGCCGCCTCGGATTTTACCAGATCTAGTGGGTTTTGGGGGTCCGAGCGCACACCTGGTGCCGttcccccctttttcccccttggtTGGGGCTGAtctggtgggttttggggtcTCCAAAGGCAAAAAGGGGCAAAACCTGGTGATTCTGGGGCTTGCTGTCACCACACCTACCCTCCCCAGTGCCAGGCAGGATCAGGCTCCCAGGGAGAGTTACTGGTGCTGTCACTGCACTGGAACTGGGTGCCAGCAAGCATCACAATACCCAGGCATTGCCACGGCAGCCAAATGTGCCCATTCTTTGTATTCCTAGCCCCAAAAGCAAAGGGCTGGGGCGGGAGGGACTTCCTCAGCCCTGTGTCATTGCCggtgctttttattatttcttggggggaaaaaaagatggttttggCTTTTCCCAGATGACCCCGTGTGCATTACAGGGGGCTTGTGCCCCCCAGAAGGGTCTCCCCGCCCCAGGGCCAAGGGGAAAAGGGGGTTCAGCTGGAGGAGGTGCAAAATTAACCTatttttttgcagctgctttATAGTTTCTATGCTTTTCTGCCCCAATTCACAGGGCCGAGTGAGTGGCGCTTGGCCAATGACCCTTATTTTCTCCCTAAATCCCCCCAAACGGCGattttttggggaggggagggggagacgCCTTGTGAAGGGGCCGAGCAGCATCAGGGCGTCAAACTGGCACTTACCGACCGGCGGTGACACCATCCAcatggcggcggcggtggcggcccCCTGggaaggggaaactgaggcaggggcGGTTCAGCGGGCGCTCGCCCGGCGCGGCGGCAACGCCGCGTTATATAAGGAAAGGCTTCGCCGGCTGAGTCACCCCGCTGGGGGTGGGTCCGGCCAGAGGACACGGGGGTTTTCGGAGGCGGCTGGCACCACCGGCGAGGGAGGAGCTGTcctggggggggcagggggccaTGCCAGGCTCGCAGCACCCATGCCAGCCTCCAAGGCCCTGCGCCAGGCTCGCAGCGCCCGTGCCAGGCTCGCAGCGCCCGTGCCAGGCTCGCAGTGCCCGTGCCAGGCTTGCACCACCCGTTCCAGGTGTGGACCACCCGTGCCACCCTCACAgcacctctgccagccctgtgaCACCCTTCATAGGTTTGCGCTGCCCGCGCCAGGCTTGTGGCGCCCGTGCCAAGATTCCACCACCCATGCCAGGCTTGCAGCAACCATGCCAGGCTTCTAGCACCCACGCCAGGTTTTGCAGCACCCACGCCAGGCTTGCAGCACCCACGCCAGGCTTGCAGCACCCATGCCAGGCTTGCAGCACCCACACCAGGTTTTGCAGCACCCACGCCAGGCTCGCAGCACCCACACCAGGCTCGCAGCACCCACACCAGGCTTGCAGCACCCACGCCAGGCTTGTAGCACCCACGCCAGGCTCGCAGTACCCACACCAGGCTCGCAGCACCCACACCAGGTTTTGCAGCACCCGTGCCAGCCCCCTGACACCGCCGCACTCTGGCCCCGTGCCCGCACTGCCACCGCAGGGCATTTGTGCCTGTTGGGCAGCACGACCCCGCGCCACTTCACTGCCGGTTCGGTTCGTGCCACCGGTGGGGGCCGTGGCCGGTGCCCCCCGCCATCCCCTGGCAGTAAGAAACCACCGGCTCAGCCAGGTGCCGCCAAGCGAGGTCACCCCTGTCCCCGCCAGGGCCTTCAGCGGGCGGCACCCACTTGTGCAAGGGTGTCACGAGTTGGGGTGGCCTCAGCCCCCTCCTCGAGCAAAGGGCCCGCGAT comes from the Falco rusticolus isolate bFalRus1 chromosome 3, bFalRus1.pri, whole genome shotgun sequence genome and includes:
- the TMEM269 gene encoding transmembrane protein 269 isoform X2, encoding MWMVSPPVGILQSTKKLFLSERAGWGQTLEFIRKNAANGLSVANLVAGLSSVLCSLNRQYHHSCWLLLVGFLLDLADGAVARQLDACSALGAKLDDFADFTTFGLATALLLQPQGVLDGLLAIAYVLAVFARLCFFSSGIPFTYRGLPCPYASSLLAGTFLLTGGNITLLRVTAIVMILFMVDRGFYPHDKVLESQLWKKLVYAGGVAAVLFSPVAVASIYCLAWSTSYIIFPFAIWSCKASALPSPNA
- the TMEM269 gene encoding transmembrane protein 269 isoform X1, with the protein product MWMVSPPVGILQSTKKLFLSERAGWGQTLEFIRKNAANGLSVANLVAGLSSVLCSLNRQYHHSCWLLLVGFLLDLADGAVARQLDACSALGAKLDDFADFTTFGLATALLLQPQGVLDGLLAIAYVLAVFARLCFFSSAGIPFTYRGLPCPYASSLLAGTFLLTGGNITLLRVTAIVMILFMVDRGFYPHDKVLESQLWKKLVYAGGVAAVLFSPVAVASIYCLAWSTSYIIFPFAIWSCKASALPSPNA
- the LOC119145183 gene encoding small vasohibin-binding protein, encoding MEPSGGGRKERPKPREPAARLEKAKQKSAQQELKQRQRAEIYALNRVMTELEQQQFDSFCKQMQASGE